A section of the Telopea speciosissima isolate NSW1024214 ecotype Mountain lineage chromosome 3, Tspe_v1, whole genome shotgun sequence genome encodes:
- the LOC122653552 gene encoding cyclin-D1-1-like, with the protein MSMSSSFSDYSSDLLCDEDAGIFDGDSPECFFPTLQLPADMELSIARSVEEEGEYMPGLDYPTRFRSQELDASARQESIAWILKVHAFYRFQPVTAYLSVNYMDRFLSTRRLPEAKGGGGGWPLQLVSVACLSLAAKMEEALVPSLLDLQIEGAKFIFEPKTIRRMELLVLATLDWRLRSVTPFDFITFFACKVDPTTTFIASLVSRATQTILTTIREINFLEYWPSSLAAAAILCAANEIPNVSFVVNPGSAGSWCDGLKKDRIVSCYRLMQQVVVEHSSSQRKPPRVVPQLIRLITHLGGIRSGSSSSSLSSSSSSSPSSKRRKLNNYSWVEDEKDNPINSEESDDIERDGKNICWSKGV; encoded by the exons ATGTCTATGTCCTCATCTTTCTCCGATTATTCTTCCGATCTTCTCTGCGATGAGGACGCCGGCATATTTGACGGAGACTCGCCGGAATGTTTCTTTCCAACTCTCCAACTCCCTGCCGACATGGAGTTATCGATTGCTAGGTCcgtagaggaagaaggagagtaCATGCCTGGATTGGATTATCCCACAAGGTTTCGGTCTCAAGAACTCGACGCTTCCGCTCGACAGGAATCCATTGCATGGATTCTCAAG GTGCATGCGTTCTACCGCTTCCAGCCTGTAACGGCTTATCTCTCCGTCAATTACATGGATCGTTTCCTCTCCACCCGTCGTCTGCCG GAAgcaaaaggaggaggaggagggtggCCATTACAACTGGTATCTGTAGCATGTTTGTCATTAGCTGCTAAAATGGAGGAAGCCCTAGTACCATCACTTCTGGATCTCCAG ATTGAAGGTGCAAAGTTCATCTTTGAGCCCAAGACCATCCGCAGGATGGAACTTCTGGTTTTGGCTACCTTGGATTGGAGGCTTCGTTCCGTAACACCTTTCGATTTCATCACTTTCTTCGCCTGTAAAGTCGACCCGACTACTACTTTTATAGCTTCCCTCGTCTCACGCGCCACCCAAACTATCCTAACCACTATCCGAG AGATCAACTTCCTAGAGTATTGGCCATCATCGTTGGCTGCTGCAGCGATACTCTGTGCCGCCAATGAGATTCCAAACGTATCGTTTGTTGTTAACCCTGGAAGTGCTGGATCCTGGTGCGATGGACTAAAGAAA GACAGGATTGTGAGTTGTTATAGGCTAATGCAACAAGTTGTGGTTGAACACAGTAGTAGTCAGAGAAAGCCTCCAAGAGTAGTACCACAGCTCATCAGACTCATAACTCATCTGGGTGGGATACGGTCGGGAAGCTCATCATCTTCCTTATCGTcgtcatcatcttcatctccaTCCAGCAAAAGGAGAAAGCTAAACAACTACTCATGGGTAGAGGATGAAAAGGACAACCCTATCAACTCTGAAGAAAGTGATGACATTGAAAGAGATGGTAAAAATATTTGTTGGTCCAAAGGTGTCTAG